The segment TCCTGGGTTATGGTAATATTTTCCAGGTTTTGAGGGTATTCTATTTCCTGCCCGCTCTTTAAAGTCACATTGGCATTATAAACAACCTCGTTCACCAGCTTGCTCAAACTAAAATTGCTGAACTTATAAGTTACTTTCCCTGACTCCAGCCTCTCAATACTTAGGAAATCATTAAGGATATTATCCAGGTAGTGAACTTTATTTTTTATTGTGCTAAAATGTTTCTCCCGCTTATCCTGCTGTTCTTCCAGTTTATATTTTCCTGCAAGTACAACCGAGGTAAGGATCCCGCTGAGTGGGGTTTTAAATTCGTGCGAAACAAGGGAGAGAAACTTTGTCTTAAGTTCATTAAGCTCCTTTTCCTTTTGGAGGGCTATTTTTATGCGGTTTTCAGCTTCTTTTCTTTTTTTGACTTCCTGTTCCAGGTCCAAATTCAGGGATTGAAGTTTTGAAACACTTTCTTCGAGTTCCTTTGTGCGAACTTTAATTTTTCCTTCCAGTTCATTATTAAGCTCCCTAATTTGTCTTTGGGTTTCCTTTCGAATTGTTATATCTATTATGAGAGACATAACATATTTTTTTCCATCAATTTCAAAGGGATTAAGACCTGCCTCCACGGGAAATTCTTCGCTATTGCTTTTTTATTCCATAAAGGTCTCTTCCATGGCCCATTTGACGTTTCTCGCTATTATCCAGGAATCCGTTGAAATGTTTGGGATGAGCTGTGCGGTATTGAGGAGGTAAAAGAATATTTAAAGGTTTATCCCTTAATTCGTCTTTACTATAACCAAACATATGGGCGGCGGCATTATTACTGGCAACGATTTGTTGGCTTTCATTTACAACTATAATACCTTCTGATGCTGCCTCAAAAAGGACATTAAATAAATTCTCATCCTGTTCAAACATCCACTTTGCTATATTATATTTAATACTATCTGCTAATTTACAAAAAGCTGTTACAAAACATAATTTATGGAAGTCCTTTAAAGCAGATGTTCCATTTAAAAAAGTATAATTACAAAAAAAGCCTTCCGGTAGGAAAGCTTTATAATTAGGAGTATGAGTTTAAATATTGTTTATGCAGCGCTTACTACATTATAGTTTGTTAGAAGACTTTGATAGAAATGTAAACTGTCTTTGTCATTTTTTAAGCAGGCTTGCAGGAAATTGTCCAAATCCAGGCATTCAAAAGTTATACCTGTGTACTTACTATTAGACATGGGAAGGCTTAAATCAATGGTTTTAGAAATATAATTTATCCTCACATCCTTGGCGTCAAAATATCTTTCTAAAATTGCACAGTGCAGATCCTCAAATTTTTGATCATCTGCATCTTTGTTGCTAATACTGTAAGAAATTAAATTTTTAACTTCATCAATTATTGGGTCGGGGGTAAAAATACTCATAGTTCTCTGCATTACATTAATATTCATTTTCTTGGGCACCGCTAAGATAAGGTGCATGACTGTTAACAAAAGCTTAAGTGACAGAGATTAATAGTAAATTAACTTAGGTTCTTAAAATTTAGTAAATCCTTAAGAGGAAATATAGTTAAAGATAATGGGGCTGTTAATTACCCGATACCTGTTATCTAAGATGGAAGCATTTATATAGGTTGTATTCCTCGTTCGCACGATGCCATAATCATTATGAATATGTCCAAAAATATGATAGGGAATCTTAACTTCTTTAACACGTTTCCAAAGTTCCTCGCAACCAATATGTTGTTTATTATCTAACTCATCCAGTACACCGTAAGCAGGAGTATGGGTAATAAGAAAGTCCGTACCCACAGGAACTAAATCCCAGGTTTTTCTAATTTCTTTACCTCTGGCTTTGTTGAAAGCCCATCTTCCATTGCCGGGTGTAAAAGGAGATCCCCAGAATTTTAAGTTTTCAATCTCTACTCCGCTGTCAATTAAACAATGAATATTATGAGGAATAATTTCATTTAAATTTTCCAGGTTTTTTTGAAGATAAAAATCGTGATTTCCCGGAACAATTATTTTATGGGAATGTGGTAAAGCTGAAAACCAGGTGAGAAAATTAATTGTTTCAGAACGTGTTCCGGCTTCAGTAAAATCTCCCGCATGAACAATAACATCACCAGGGGGAATATTAATGTCATTATGTTTATTATGTGTATCGGCTATACAAATAATTTTCATGCACGGGGTTCAAAAGAAAATCCGATGGGTAAATCATCGGATCAATTATTTATTTGAAGATTCTAAATTGAAACTTCTGTAGAATTTTTATCTCCTATGGAAATCATCATCAATATCACCAGAAACATAATCCTTGTCTGATGGTAATAATTTGTTCGTAAGTTTAGTAACAACGAAGGCAATTATAAAAGCTGAAAAAGCAAAAAACAGGAATTTTATCAGTAGGCTGTCGGTTACGATCATACTGTAAAAGGCGAGAAAAATCTCAATTGCCAAAATCCCAATTTTTAAACCTAACTTAAATAACATACATTTCTTGAATTATGAGGTAAAGATACATTGATTCGTATGGTTTTTTTTGTCTGCCTTACAAATTGACTCAAATTTAACTTTAGGAATTGAAAAGGGTTAATATTTTTAAGTTAAAACCTCATAAACTTTAAGGGTCGTCTTACTAGTATTGTAAATTTGGCTTAAAACATTTAAGATTGAGCAGAAATAAAAAGATCATTACAGCCCTGGCAACAATTATTATAGTAGGTGTAGTTGCTGTACTTGGCTTAAACTGGTATGCTGTAAAAGCTTTGGAAAAGGAACTGAAAGGGAATGAAGCTACTCATTATGAATACGAAGGGCTTTCAGTTAATGTGCTTACGGGAAATGCCTCTGCTATTAATGTTTTGTTTAAGAATGACCAACTAGAAATTAAAGCAGAGGAGGTGCTGGTGCAGGACCTTAGTTATTACCACTATTTAACTGCTGGAAAATTTCAAATTGGAGAATTTGTGGTAAAGAAGCCTGAAATTACTTACTTGAAGACAGAAAAGGAATCAGATTCATTACCTCCCAAAAAAGAAGATTCTGGAGAGGATATCAGGATCAAAAGCATAAATCTTTCCAATGGAGTTTTAAAGGTTTTGAAAGATTCCAGTTCCCAAAGCCTCTATTTAAAATTTAATAAAATTATTCTGGACGAACTTCTTTCTGATACGGAGATCAGGAAGGAAAGTTTGCCATTTGAATATAAAAATTTTAGCATTGAAAGTGATTCCCTGGTTTATGACCTTAATGAAGAACATCTTCTCATCGTTAATGAACTAATTATAGATAGTGGCAGTTTAAAGTTAACAGGTCTTCACTTGAAACCTAAGTTTTCAATTCCGGAATTTGACAGTCGTATTTCCTATGAAAAGGATCGTATAGAAATGAAAGTAGCGTCAATTGGAATAAATAATTTTGGGTGGGAAATTATACAGGACAGCCTCAAATTTTCCAGTCCTTTAATAAATATTGAAAATCCCCACCTGGAAGTTTACAGGAATAAGTTGTTGCCAGATGATACAAGGATAAAACCACTCTATAGTCAAACAATTAGAGAATTGGGAATAAAATTAAATGTGGATTCTGTAAGAATTCGTGATATGGATATAGTATATAGAGAAAAAGTGCGGAAAGAAAGGCCGCCAGGGGAATTAAAATTTTCTAAGGTCCAGGCTTTAATAGAGAATCTCTCGAATGTTATTGACACTGCGAGTAGAAAAACCAGGATTTCTGCGGAAGCCTTATTCATGGAAAAAGCGCCTCTCACAATGGATCTTACATTTGACGTTAATGCACCCAATGATACTTTTCATGTTAGTGGCAGGATGGGAGCTATAAGAGCCGAAACACTTAACCCTTTCCTAAAGCCTGCTATGAATATAGAAACGGAAGGCATCATTAATTCTATGTTCTATGATTTTACCGGGAACAGGATAAATGCCACGGGAAATATGAAGCTGGCTTACGAAGATTTTAAGGTGAGCATCCTGAAGAAAGGAGAGAACGAAGAAAAATCATTCCTCTCCAGTCTTGCAAACCTGTTTATTAAAAATAAAGCTGTGGACGAAGAAGTAAACCAGGATAATCTTGAAGTAACCAGGGATCAAACCAAGTCTTTCTGGAATTTTCTTTGGTTGTGCATCAGGGAAGGTGCGATAAAAGGTCTCATCTAGATTTTAAAGGTAACTACTACTGTTGAGCGTGATTTACGAGATCTTCACTAATACTGCCATTAAAGAAATGTGCAAGTCCTTTTCTTCCATGGGTGCTTATTCCTATTAAGCCTGCGTTGATACTCCTTGCGAAATTAAGGATTCCATTTTCTACTGTGACATCATTGTAAATATTCACAGTGTAGCTTCTGGGATTTTCTCCTTCTATAAAAGAGTTCAGGCACTGCTGGGCGTCTTCACTTGTTTTAAAGTTATTGGCGGTATTTATATAAACGAGGTGAAGGCGTGCCTCAAACATATCGGCAAAACGTATAGCCTGGTTGAGTGTGTGCTTATTATCCAGGTCGCAATCTGTGGCAAAAACAAAATCTTTGATATCAAAATTGGGGTGTTCATTTTTTATCACCAGTACGGGAATGGTGGAATTTCTCACCACCTTTTCGGTATTGGAGCCAATAAACATTTCTTTGAAACCTGTTGCGCCGTGAGAACCCATAATGATAATATCACATTTATGTTCTTCACTTACTTCCATAATCCCATCAAAAGCCTGGTGAAATTGAACGGTTTCGTGAACTTTAATCCCTTTAAGAAAGGGCTGGGAGAGGATCTTATGAAATCGCTTCTTAGCAAGTTTCATGAAATAAAGAGCTTCCGGGAGATTTTGATGGGAGCCTCCTCCAACGCCGCTACCACTCGCCGCAGTTCCCACTAATTGAAGGGGGAGCTCCAGCATGTGCAGTAAAAAAATTTCACCATTGAACTTTCTGGCCATTTGTGCAGCTACTTTTAGTGCATACTCTGCCTGCTCAGAAAAATCGGTAGGAACGAGGATCCGTTTCATGATAAACGCTTAGGGATGATTGCTTTATTAAATTTACGAATAAAATTTCATTCTCAATGCTGTTTCCTGTTCGGGAAAATTTTGTTATCTTTGCAGCGTTGAAGCGAAAAAGTACAGCGAGGGGACGTAAAGTCCCCTCTTTTTATAAACTATATGTTGCAGGAGAAAGTAGAAAATTTACTTAAGGAAGCATTTGAAGAAAACAATTCCTTATTTTTAATTTCCCTTAATATTAATGATCAAAACCACATTCTGGTGGTAATAGATGGGGATGAGGGAGTAGCGGTTAACGATTGTATTGCTGTAAGCCGCAAAATAGAACACAACCTTGACAGGGAAGAGATCGATTTTTCGCTGGAGGTGACATCGGCTGGTGTGTCAGAGCCCTTGCAGTTGCCAAGGCAGTACAAGAAAAATATAGGCAGAAAACTTGAAGTCCGAACAAAATCCGATAAATTTGAGGGAGATTTAATAGCTGTTGATGATGAAGGGATTACACTTACATGGACTGCGAGGGAACCTAAACCTGTAGGGAAGGGAAAGATGAACGTAGACAAAGAAGCAAAGATAGCTTTCGCTGATATTGAGCAGGCTAAAGTTGTGATAACATTTTAATAATATACTGATATGGAAAATATCGCCTTAATTGAGTCTTTTTCAGAATTTAAAGACGACAAATTAATAGATAGGGTAACTTTAATGGCGATCCTGGAAGATGTATTCAGAAGTGCTTTAAAAAAGAAGTATGGAGAAGATGATAATTTTGACATTATTGTAAATCCAGATAAGGGGGATTTGGAGATCTGGAGGAACAGGGTTGTGGTAGCTGATGGTGAAGTAGAAGATCCAAATCAGGAAATTTCTTTATCTGAAGCCCGTAAAATTGAGCCGGATTTTGAAGTTGGTGAGGACGTTTCTGAAGAAGTTAAACTAATCGATCTTGGGAGACGATCAATTTTGGCGCTGCGTCAAAACCTTATCGCTAAGATTCACGAGCACGATAACACGAATATATATAAGCACTTTAAAGATCTTGAAGGGGAAATTTATACTGCTGAAGTTCATCATATTCGCCATAGAGCGATAATTTTACTGGATGATGAGGGGAATGAAATTATTCTTCCAAAAGACCGACAAATTCCTTCCGATTTCTTCAGAAAAGGAGAGAATGTTCGTGGGGTAATTGAAAGTGTAGAGCTTAAAGGAAGTAAGCCTCAAATTATTATGTCTCGAACTGCACCTAGTTTTCCTTGAAAAATTATTTGAACAGGAAATTCCTGAAGTTTTTGATGGTTTAATTACGGTTAAAAAAGTGGTGAGGATTCCTGGTGAAAAGGCGAAAGTAGCAGTAGATTCTTATGATGACAGGATTGACCCTGTAGGCGCCTGTGTTGGTATGAAAGGTTCAAGAATTCACAGTATCGTAAGGGAACTTGGCAACGAGAACATTGATGTTATAAATTTTACCAATAACGATCAACTTTTTATTACACGTGCATTAAGCCCTGCAAAAATAGTTTCTATTAAGCTGGATGAACAAAACAAACGTGCTGAGGTTATGTTGAAGCCGGAGGAAGTTTCTAAAGCGATAGGTCGCGGCGGGCATAATATTAGATTGGCAGGACAATTGACAGGTTACGAGATTGATGTATTTAGAGATGGCGGTGAAGAGGATGTGGAATTAAGGGAATTTGCCGATGAAATTGAAGATTGGGTAATTGCCGAATTTGCAAAAATTGGTCTGGATACTGCAAAAAGTATATTAGAGCAGGATGTTGATGATCTTGTTAGAAGAACCGATCTGGAAGAAGAGACCATCCGTGAGGTAATCCAGGTGCTGCGGGAAGAATTTGAAGAATAATTTGTTTATTTTTAAAAAACATACAACAATAATTTAAGAGGTAATTTAGAGGGCAATTTATGGCTGAAGCAAAAACAATGCGATTAAACAAGGTACTACGTGAATTCAACATTTCGCTAGATCGTGCTGTGGAATATTTAAACTCCCAGGGCCACGATATAGAGGCGCGTCCTACCACAAAAATTTCTGAAGAGGTTTACCAGGTGCTTTTTGATGAATTTCAAACAGATAAGAGTAAAAAGGTAGCTTCTAAAGAAGTTGGAGAGGAAAAGCGAAAAGAGAAGGAAGAATTGCGCATGGCCCGGGAAAGGGAGATGGAGGACAGGAAGAAAGCAGAGCAAAGACAGCAGGAAGTTATAAGTGCAAGAACCAAACTTGAAGGCCCAAAACAAGTCGGTAAAATTGACCTCGATAAAAAACCTGAAGAAAAGCCTGCGGAAGTAGAAAAGCCGAAGGAAATTAAGGAAACTCCTCAACCTAAAGTAGAAGCACCAGAGCCTCCCAAAGAGGAAGAGCCAAAAACGGCTATACAGGAACCTGTAAGGGATGCGCCAACTGCTAAAAAAGAAGAGGCTCCTAAAGAGGTTAAAGAAGAAAAAGAAGAAAAAGCTCCTGAGCAAAAAGAAGCTCCTGTTGAACCTGCACCAAAAGCTGAAGAAACTCCTGTTAAGGAAGAAGAAAAGCCAGTTGCAAAGGAAGAACAGAGCGATACAATAAAAACAAATTACACTAAGCTTAACGGTCCTAACTTTACCGGGGAAAAAATTGATCTTTCTCAATTCAAGAAACCTGTTAAGAAGAAGGATGAAAAGAAAGCGGCAGAGGATAAGGAGAAAGAGAAACGTAAGAAGCGTCGTCGTAGAATAAGTAAGGATGTAAAAGGTACTGCTGCTGCACCAGGTGCTGCAGGGGGAGCCAATAAAGGTGGTGGAAACAGAGGCGGTAAAAAACCTTCAA is part of the Antarcticibacterium sp. 1MA-6-2 genome and harbors:
- a CDS encoding ATP-binding protein is translated as MSLIIDITIRKETQRQIRELNNELEGKIKVRTKELEESVSKLQSLNLDLEQEVKKRKEAENRIKIALQKEKELNELKTKFLSLVSHEFKTPLSGILTSVVLAGKYKLEEQQDKREKHFSTIKNKVHYLDNILNDFLSIERLESGKVTYKFSNFSLSKLVNEVVYNANVTLKSGQEIEYPQNLENITITQDEKILELVLSNLLGNAIKYSPENTLIKFEIKLEEDRIIFIVTDEGMGIPEKDQKHIFERYFRAENALLNQGTGIGLNIVKVHLENLGGCISFTSRESVGTKFLVELPLIKD
- a CDS encoding PAS domain-containing protein, which codes for MFEQDENLFNVLFEAASEGIIVVNESQQIVASNNAAAHMFGYSKDELRDKPLNILLPPQYRTAHPKHFNGFLDNSEKRQMGHGRDLYGIKKQ
- a CDS encoding metallophosphatase domain-containing protein; amino-acid sequence: MKIICIADTHNKHNDINIPPGDVIVHAGDFTEAGTRSETINFLTWFSALPHSHKIIVPGNHDFYLQKNLENLNEIIPHNIHCLIDSGVEIENLKFWGSPFTPGNGRWAFNKARGKEIRKTWDLVPVGTDFLITHTPAYGVLDELDNKQHIGCEELWKRVKEVKIPYHIFGHIHNDYGIVRTRNTTYINASILDNRYRVINSPIIFNYISS
- a CDS encoding universal stress protein; translation: MKRILVPTDFSEQAEYALKVAAQMARKFNGEIFLLHMLELPLQLVGTAASGSGVGGGSHQNLPEALYFMKLAKKRFHKILSQPFLKGIKVHETVQFHQAFDGIMEVSEEHKCDIIIMGSHGATGFKEMFIGSNTEKVVRNSTIPVLVIKNEHPNFDIKDFVFATDCDLDNKHTLNQAIRFADMFEARLHLVYINTANNFKTSEDAQQCLNSFIEGENPRSYTVNIYNDVTVENGILNFARSINAGLIGISTHGRKGLAHFFNGSISEDLVNHAQQ
- the rimP gene encoding ribosome assembly cofactor RimP — its product is MLQEKVENLLKEAFEENNSLFLISLNINDQNHILVVIDGDEGVAVNDCIAVSRKIEHNLDREEIDFSLEVTSAGVSEPLQLPRQYKKNIGRKLEVRTKSDKFEGDLIAVDDEGITLTWTAREPKPVGKGKMNVDKEAKIAFADIEQAKVVITF